The Fulvia fulva chromosome 1, complete sequence region AAGTGTGCATGGGCTGCGCATTGGGTTATATTCCAGCCCACAACACGCCGCTCCAAGTTCGCTGCGAGCATATCTCTCCTGTCCCACGGCGGGGGAACATTACATCTAGCTTGGAGAACGGCTGAACTGGACAACACAAACATGGCATGCACTAACATTGCTCAACAACAGGCACAGAAGCTCGCACTCATCGAAGCTCTGAATGAACACCGGATCAACGCAATCGGAGAACTTCGTCGTGTTGAGCGGATGTTCGCCGCGCTAGGCTCCTCAGATCTCACGCAGCCCATGACCTCTGCCTGTAGGTCCCTCGAAGGATTGAAGAGGACGGCACGACGTCTGACTGTGACCAGGGATGTACTAGGTCAATTCGAACAGCCTACTCGTAGAACTGCGGACAATGACACGAGATCATCCTTTCAGGTCAGTACTATGTAATGCAAAACCATTACACACGCTGACGAAGTCGCAGCTCCGATTTTCTAGACGAAGCTAAACGCAGGGTATACCAGGATCCAGCATCGAATCGATCTTGAAACTACTGCTGGCTAGTACCCGCCAAGGTTCACACTGATCAGCTTCTTCCTGCGTATGCGCGAACACAGGCATCAAGACCCGAGATGTGAGCCCCGCAGCGCCTTGTGTACTGATCAGCGTGCTGATATGTCGTGCTTCTTACAGGTGGGGTGGGAAGAAGCCGTCCGAGCAGGCTGTGGAACAGCTTTCTTCTGCCTTTGTGCAAGAATGGTAAGCGCATCAGGGGCAGATAGCGACTGGGTGAAACGATCGCGGCTGACCTCCGAATCTGCAGGAGTGCGGCGCTGTCGCGCTTGTTGCGATATTGGGAGACACCGCCGATCAAGCCCATGTGATGGGGCGATTGATCACGAGTCAAGAGGTACGAGCTCGGAGTTTGGTTCCTTTCTCCAGAAGCTGGTCTTCTGACGGAGCGCTACGTTGTAATGCTGGATGTACGGGTTGATATTGGATCCCTTTGCATAGTCCGTTGACTCTTCGTTGACAAGTAGTGGCTTCTATGGCATCAGGCATGAAATTTGTCTTGCCTGCTTTTGATATCATGTGTCTAGGTATCATTGTGACAGCTTCCGGATGTTCTGTGGTCATGGCCAGTGACCAGCTCATCAACAGCTCGCTCAACCAAGCAGCATCCGTACAGGACCCAGCGACAGCCTTGTTGATATTCCGACCAGCTTCGGCGCTTTTCACGCCTCTTCGTCGTGGACGTCCAGCAGAGCTTCTCATCCCTCCACCTCGATCGATCTGTCGGCATCAGGCAGCCAGCCCTTAGGGCGCTCAGCACCTCTGACCACCAAGCCGTACCTGGAAGGAATCTATCAGTCGGCGATTCACAAGATAAGAAAACCAATAAGACTTACAACGACCGCTCAACCTTCTCCACACTCGTCTTCATCACATCCATCTTCTTCTCAGCCTCCTTAGCAAAAGGACCCTGTCCAGCATTGAGCGACTCAAGTGCCGACCGCAGAGCGCGAAGATCATGTAAGACATTTCGCTCGCTGACAGTGGAACCTGCATTCTCGGATGTAACACCAGGCAGGGCACCGCCTGTCGCCATGGTCGTAATAGCAAATCGCATCAGCTCACCCGTCATGTCGAAAATGCCAAGCAGATAGTCTTCTGCGCTCAGCTCTATACCCGGACCCTCCTTGTCTCGGGCCAGAAGTTGCGCCGAGGCGTCGTCGTATGTGAGGAGTGATGCTGTAGTCAAGTAATGCTCAAACGAAGCCGCTTCCATATACTCCTGCACCCCACCACTGATCTGTCGGGCATAACGCCACGCACTGAGGCCTCGGAGGTCTCCCGACACGGAAGCTAGTCGTTCGCCGATGACGTCGTAGTATTGCTTGTTGCCTTTGACGACGTGTTGGGGCAGAGGTTCGTTCAGCTTGCGGACTCGTTGCAGTGTGAAGATGATCTTTTTCGAGGCTG contains the following coding sequences:
- a CDS encoding Translin-associated protein X — protein: MGAKRSRADMEAKDTGSAHSPFMPMFEAFRAELDEHHDRRERIIKASRDITAASKKIIFTLQRVRKLNEPLPQHVVKGNKQYYDVIGERLASVSGDLRGLSAWRYARQISGGVQEYMEAASFEHYLTTASLLTYDDASAQLLARDKEGPGIELSAEDYLLGIFDMTGELMRFAITTMATGGALPGVTSENAGSTVSERNVLHDLRALRSALESLNAGQGPFAKEAEKKMDVMKTSVEKVERSLYGLVVRGAERPKGWLPDADRSIEVEG